One stretch of Miscanthus floridulus cultivar M001 chromosome 18, ASM1932011v1, whole genome shotgun sequence DNA includes these proteins:
- the LOC136521773 gene encoding exopolygalacturonase-like, with translation MALGSNAMRVIFLLAMVVCAAHAGKPAPKEKEKGKDEKSGGAPAEAPSGSAGGSGSSDISKLGAKGDGKTDSSKALNDAWAAACGKEGAQTLMIPKGDYLAGPLNFTGPCKGSVTIQLDGNLLGTTDLSQYKGNWIEIEHVDNLVITGKGTLDGQGKQVWDNNKCAQKYDCKILPNSLVLDYVNNGTVSGITLLNAKFFHMNIFQCKDMTIKDVTVTAPGDSPNTDGIHIGDSSKVTITGTTIGVGDDCISIGPGSTGINITGVTCGPGHGISVGSLGRYKDEKDVTDINVKDCTLKKTSNGVRIKSYEDAACVVTASKLHYENIAMEDVANPIIIDMKYCPNKICSAKGDSKVTVKDVTFKNITGTSSTPEAVSLLCSDKIPCSGVTMDNIKVEYKGTNNKTMAVCNNAKGSATGCLKELACL, from the exons ATGGCTTTGGGTAGCAATGCTATGAGGGTGATCTTCCTCCTCGCGATGGTGGTCTGTGCCGCGCATGCGGGGAAGCCAGCCccaaaggagaaggagaaggggaaggacGAGAAGTCAGGCGGTGCCCCCGCCGAGGCGCCCTCAGGTTCCGCGGGGGGCAGCGGGTCTTCAGACATATCCAAGCTCGGAGCCAAGGGTGACGGCAAGACGGACAGCTCCAAAGCGCTGAATGATGCGTGGGCGGCGGCGTGCGGCAAGGAAGGGGCGCAGACGCTCATGATCCCCAAGGGCGACTACCTGGCAGGGCCCCTCAACTTCACCGGGCCGTGCAAGGGCTCCGTCACCATCCAACTCGACGGCAACCTTCTCGGCACCACGGACCTGAGCCAGTACAAGGGCAACTGGATCGAGATCGAGCACGTCGACAACCTCGTCATCACCGGCAAAGGCACCCTCGACGGCCAGGGCAAACAAGTGTGGGACAACAACAAATGTGCCCAGAAATACGACTGCAAGATCCTGCCCAAC TCGTTGGTGCTGGACTACGTGAACAATGGCACCGTCTCCGGCATCACCCTGCTGAACGCCAAGTTCTTCCACATGAATATATTCCAGTGCAAAGACATGACGATCAAGGACGTGACCGTCACCGCTCCCGGGGACAGCCCCAACACCGACGGCATCCACATTGGTGACTCCTCCAAGGTCACCATCACCGGCACCACCATCGGCGTGGGTGACGACTGCATCTCCATCGGCCCCGGCAGCACCGGGATCAACATCACCGGCGTCACCTGCGGCCCCGGCCACGGCATCAGCGTCGGCAGCCTGGGCAGGTACAAGGACGAGAAGGACGTGACGGACATTAACGTCAAGGACTGCACGCTCAAGAAGACCAGCAACGGCGTCCGGATCAAGTCCTACGAGGACGCCGCGTGTGTGGTCACCGCCTCCAAGCTCCACTACGAGAACATAGCGATGGAGGACGTGGCCAACCCCATCATCATCGACATGAAGTACTGCCCCAACAAGATCTGCTCGGCCAAGGGCGACTCCAAGGTCACCGTCAAGGACGTCACCTTCAAGAACATCACCGGCACCTCATCCACCCCGGAGGCTGTCAGCCTGCTCTGCTCCGACAAGATCCCCTGCAGCGGCGTCACCATGGATAACATCAAGGTCGAGTACAAGGGCACCAACAACAAGACTATGGCGGTCTGCAACAACGCCAAGGGAAGCGCCACCGGTTGTCTCAAGGAACTGGCATGCCTCTGA